The Pricia mediterranea genome includes a window with the following:
- a CDS encoding thiol-activated cytolysin family protein, with translation MKTFDFKMLWRTCMFAIVLLVTFSCQKDDISDPTQSITGGEADEFNVLMANRPSFTQPEEVSEPVEVEEKAIPPAQDEQDSSLECYTNYYKAAPGFDEMLALDPTTDVIFPGAILKGETIPTGEYVPIVADRAPITLSASLTNISGSPVVQITDPKLSTVREGIKTQILDQEVTGATAAKVNFSISEVYSEEHLKLAIGVNYRSAVQKVSGSFDFSKSTYQHKFVLKYFQVYYTIDMDPPKNPSDLFTSVPDINSLGSTSPVYVATVTYGRMVIYTIESNYSITEIDTAFKAALDPGNEGSVDTEYENVISESKVEALVIGGSGSDAAQTVNGPADVYQYISNGGDYSKDSPGAPLSYKLRYLKQGTPVARVVLSSEYPVRQCDLAFPVFSIELDYLECTGCQDGDGSEAELFGRLTATLFSNGTQKGGKVAWDYKEGATFQLKKNEKRFVNLTVPPIELYRPDYNADHVAIGGRLEEDDVWPDANDDFGSTPDKILLKNIPFEGNTFIVDFGEVKVGYYLKRLK, from the coding sequence ATGAAAACTTTTGATTTTAAAATGTTATGGAGAACATGTATGTTCGCGATAGTACTGCTTGTTACTTTTTCCTGTCAAAAAGATGACATATCCGATCCCACCCAATCTATTACGGGTGGAGAGGCCGATGAATTTAATGTGCTAATGGCAAATAGGCCATCTTTCACCCAACCGGAAGAAGTTTCCGAACCAGTGGAGGTTGAAGAAAAAGCAATCCCACCGGCTCAAGATGAACAAGACTCGTCGTTAGAGTGTTATACAAATTACTATAAGGCAGCTCCTGGATTTGATGAAATGTTAGCCTTAGATCCCACTACTGACGTAATTTTTCCAGGAGCAATTTTGAAAGGCGAGACTATTCCGACAGGGGAGTACGTTCCTATTGTAGCTGACAGGGCACCAATAACCCTTTCGGCATCGCTGACCAATATTAGCGGTAGTCCAGTTGTACAAATTACAGATCCTAAATTGTCAACTGTTCGTGAAGGAATAAAAACGCAAATTTTAGATCAAGAGGTTACCGGTGCAACGGCAGCAAAAGTGAATTTTTCCATTTCTGAAGTATATAGTGAAGAACACTTAAAATTGGCAATCGGGGTCAATTATAGATCAGCAGTACAAAAAGTTTCGGGGTCATTTGATTTTTCTAAATCTACATACCAACATAAGTTTGTGCTTAAGTATTTTCAAGTTTATTATACTATAGATATGGACCCGCCCAAAAATCCAAGTGATTTATTTACCAGTGTACCGGATATTAATTCGCTGGGTAGCACAAGTCCGGTTTATGTTGCAACGGTCACTTATGGAAGAATGGTTATTTATACCATAGAGTCAAATTATTCAATAACTGAAATCGATACTGCTTTCAAGGCTGCGCTTGACCCAGGAAATGAGGGAAGTGTTGATACCGAATATGAAAATGTTATTTCAGAGTCTAAGGTGGAAGCACTTGTAATCGGAGGCTCTGGCAGTGATGCAGCCCAAACGGTTAACGGTCCTGCGGATGTATATCAATATATTTCCAACGGTGGCGATTACTCGAAAGACTCTCCAGGGGCGCCCTTGTCCTATAAATTAAGATACCTTAAGCAAGGTACACCTGTCGCACGGGTGGTTTTATCTTCGGAGTATCCTGTTAGACAGTGTGATCTGGCGTTCCCAGTTTTTAGTATTGAGCTTGATTATTTAGAATGTACAGGATGCCAAGATGGCGATGGAAGCGAAGCTGAACTTTTTGGAAGGCTCACGGCCACATTGTTTAGTAACGGAACACAAAAAGGAGGTAAGGTAGCTTGGGATTACAAGGAAGGTGCAACGTTTCAACTTAAGAAAAATGAAAAAAGGTTTGTTAACCTCACGGTACCTCCGATAGAATTGTATAGACCGGATTATAATGCCGATCATGTGGCTATTGGTGGAAGATTGGAAGAAGACGATGTTTGGCCAGATGCCAACGATGATTTTGGATCGACTCCGGACAAGATTCTTTTAAAGAATATCCCATTTGAAGGAAATACTTTTATTGTAGATTTCGGAGAGGTTAAAGTTGGGTATTATTTAAAACGCTTGAAGTAA
- a CDS encoding tetratricopeptide repeat protein: MKIIVNASICLIVLFPFCGLSQNYKYTKSIDSLIEITNKRPDDSLKVAGYGTLYEQLMFRDPDMSFIYAKKEYALSKKIGYKPGIAAGQLHFADYFKDRGKIDSARYYYLQSIQGYTALNSTIGILFVNHSLASFEKSLGNYDSALALVNRNIEIYKNRDTVFTQHGGAFNLIGAEYELLGGIHQEMGNYRIALKETLNALKFFEEEKDTLRQADALMQIGALERNLENFESALTHTKKAYHIYGNFEDKQYKCYAANGIGDTYLNLGKPEEALNYFEDALKLSQEIKNRDIEGNSLVNLGMANSAIGKINRAIDFFLKGLTIHEELGYQKVISMDLNGLAEAQTKAGNFKAALDNLSRSISIAKEIGAKDNLSEAYSLRYAVNKSLGSLEDALADHEMFKAVNDSIFNTTKSQQIQELRTIYETEKKEQQIALQENEIVLLEEKQRAATLQNTLLIVGIIAILSLFGLLYYGIRQKMKRNKVEKEKVDAELAFKKKELTTHALNLARKNETLENLKLKAQEFKEKENTRAGYNQLIRSINFDLQDDNNWQNFSRYFEEVHKNFNRNVKTKYPKVTSNELRLLALLKMNLSSKEIASILNISAEGIKKARYRLRKKLNITTEDSLQDLVLGL, from the coding sequence ATGAAAATCATTGTCAATGCATCGATTTGCCTTATCGTTCTTTTTCCTTTTTGTGGTTTATCCCAAAATTATAAGTACACCAAGTCCATAGACAGCCTTATTGAGATAACCAATAAAAGACCTGATGATTCGTTGAAGGTGGCTGGTTACGGCACGCTATATGAACAATTGATGTTCAGGGACCCCGACATGTCTTTTATCTATGCAAAAAAAGAATACGCACTATCGAAAAAAATAGGATATAAGCCGGGTATCGCAGCAGGGCAGTTACATTTTGCGGATTATTTTAAGGACAGAGGAAAGATAGACTCCGCCCGATATTATTATTTACAATCGATACAGGGATATACCGCTCTTAATAGTACCATCGGAATATTATTTGTGAACCATTCACTGGCATCTTTCGAAAAAAGTCTAGGGAATTACGATAGCGCTTTAGCTCTTGTGAACAGGAACATCGAAATTTATAAAAATCGCGATACTGTTTTTACCCAACATGGTGGAGCCTTCAATTTAATAGGTGCAGAATACGAACTTCTTGGCGGAATCCATCAAGAAATGGGAAATTATAGAATAGCTTTAAAAGAAACGCTGAATGCACTTAAGTTCTTTGAAGAAGAAAAAGACACGCTGAGACAGGCGGATGCATTGATGCAAATTGGGGCATTGGAACGAAATCTAGAAAATTTTGAATCAGCCTTGACACATACCAAAAAAGCGTATCATATTTATGGAAATTTTGAAGATAAACAATATAAATGTTATGCAGCCAACGGAATAGGTGACACCTATCTCAATCTGGGTAAACCGGAAGAAGCGCTCAACTATTTTGAGGATGCCCTAAAATTATCCCAAGAAATCAAAAATAGGGACATCGAGGGCAATTCATTGGTCAACCTGGGAATGGCCAATTCGGCAATTGGGAAAATAAATCGGGCTATCGACTTTTTTCTGAAAGGACTGACCATTCACGAGGAGCTCGGTTACCAAAAGGTAATTTCCATGGATCTCAATGGTTTGGCGGAGGCCCAAACAAAAGCGGGCAACTTTAAAGCGGCCCTTGATAATCTAAGTCGGTCCATCTCAATTGCCAAAGAAATAGGGGCCAAAGATAACCTTAGCGAAGCCTATAGTTTACGATATGCCGTGAACAAATCCTTGGGAAGCCTAGAGGATGCCCTAGCAGATCACGAAATGTTCAAAGCGGTCAACGATAGTATTTTCAACACGACAAAATCCCAGCAAATTCAGGAATTACGTACCATCTATGAAACGGAGAAAAAGGAACAGCAAATTGCCCTTCAAGAGAATGAAATAGTGTTATTGGAAGAAAAGCAACGAGCGGCGACACTTCAAAATACGTTACTCATTGTTGGGATTATAGCCATACTAAGTCTTTTTGGGTTGTTGTACTACGGTATCCGCCAAAAAATGAAGCGTAATAAAGTAGAAAAAGAAAAGGTAGATGCAGAACTGGCCTTCAAAAAGAAAGAATTGACCACCCACGCCTTGAACCTTGCCCGTAAGAACGAGACTTTGGAAAATCTTAAACTTAAAGCACAGGAATTTAAGGAAAAGGAAAATACGAGGGCTGGATACAATCAACTGATCCGTTCGATCAATTTCGATTTACAGGACGATAACAATTGGCAAAACTTCTCTCGTTATTTTGAAGAGGTACATAAAAATTTTAACAGAAATGTCAAGACAAAATATCCTAAAGTCACCTCAAACGAACTTCGTCTTCTGGCCCTTTTGAAAATGAATTTATCATCAAAGGAAATTGCCAGTATTTTGAATATTTCGGCTGAAGGAATCAAAAAAGCGAGGTATCGTCTTCGGAAAAAACTCAATATCACCACCGAAGATTCTTTGCAAGACCTGGTGCTAGGTCTATAA